ATGGAGATACTTGCGCTTGATTGAATCTGTAGATGGATGACCCACCTTGGACATAACTTCCTAATAAGTCGCGTTCATAGCAGACCTGGGAGTATGGGCTTGTAACTGAATCAAGATGATGCCTTATTAGTTGCTTGCACTGGTTCGCGAGATCCTTCACGAAGCAATTGTACGAATGCCTTAAAGCACCATGAAAGCCTACATAACCATCCATATCACCATTGCTTCTTGTATCTGTTTCCGTCAAGAGTAAGATGAACTATTAACACATGGTTTGTAAATATTCGTTGATGCAATTATTCAACAAATGCGTAAATACAGTAGGAGAAGGAAAACAAGAACTGAAAAGGAGCTGCTTACAGTCCGAAGAATCACGACTGTGATTGCGTTCAACAGCAAGATCAAAAAGATTTCTTAAAACATGTGCAAGCCGATCACAAGCAGTATCCAAAAGGGGAGCGATCCAAGACCTAGCAGCAGCACGTGCTATCTCTGCAGCCGCTTCAGTTACTCTCCCACCTCCACCACGGCCAGCATGGGCAAGTAATATATTAGCAACCTGTTCAAAGTAGTTGGATAAGTTTTCCCTTTAACCCAAGAGAAGATGCTAATAACTTCAGTAGTGGAGTAGGCAAGTAAAAGTGAAATTACCTTTTCCCTGGACACTGGTGGGCACTCAATTGAATAAGTAGCACAGCGAAATTCATGCATCACCCTCTCAAATGCTGCTCCTCCATAAAGCTTAAGGGTAGAATTTGGAGGTTTAACCTCGCCACTAACCCCAGGCCAACTGCCAATACCACTCTCCGACTGCTCCTCGGCAGTTGTTTTACCCCATTGCTCTGGGGATGGATCTGCTGCTCCATCAATCAATGCCCCCTTTGTtcattaacaggaaacaaattCTTCTTAATGGTGTTTTTATATGCATTGTGATTAGCAATAGAATAAGAAGgagaaacaattaaacacaaatagGTTTTAAAAAATGAGAAGCATCAAAATTCGTTACCACGTGAGTACTTATAGATGCTGCGTGCATCATTGCAGACCTCCGAAGATAGGCAACATCAGAAGTAGCCCTTATCTTGGACTCCATTCTAGCCAAATCAGTGGTTACTTCATCACAACGCTGTTCCAGCAAAGCTAGGGTTGCTGGTGCAGATTCTCTGTACCTCTTTTGAAGCTCAGATTCTAAGTATTCTTTTAAACAGCCAAAACCAACGAACGGCTTAAACTTTTCTTCATCAAATCCTCCGTTAACACCCTCACGCAGATGACGAAGAATTTCTGAATCGACCTGACCAATTTGTCTGCGGAACTCCTCATTAGAAACTGTTCCCCTGTCCTTGGGCAGAGCCACAAAGTATGGATGTACACTATCTCCGAGATAACCACTAGTACTCAAATATCGATCCACTTCCCACCTATCAGTAAACTCCTGCACATTTCATTACCGAGAAAAATAGCTTCTTAGACTTGTTAGTGATATCACTGTTTCTTGTGTCAGTAGTCATGAATTCCACAAATAAGTATACCTTAAGCCTGTTATCAAATTTGGAGACGACCACAATGGTCCTTTTAAATGTTGGGTCGATTTCCCGGACAGCATCCAACCAGAGTGATGAACACCATTCAACACTGCTttgttgaagaaatacaagaaggcgGTGAGGAGGGCTTGCTAAAGATTTCACCATTGACAGGATTTCATCAGGTGTATTTTCTGGTTCACCCTTCTTTGCCTGCATATTGCAGTAAAATCTTCATATCTTAGTTGACAATGATAACCACGATGAAAACAGTATAACACTCATTAATCATGGACGAGAAGTTGCAAAAAACCACCTTAAGAATGAAACCTGGAGTGTCAATAATAGTGAGATTGGGACAATGTGCATACTCAGCTCTCATGACAATCGGCTTAGCAGAAACTGTGGTTTTAGTCTTCTTGAGAAGCGCATCAGTCCTGGATTTGATTAAATCAGCAATTGTGGTTGCTGACAAAACTGGACTTCCATATTCTTCAGAATCCTCTTCCTGTATTCCCTCACCACAGCACAGTGGCGACAAAATTAAAATCATAGCTTGTGCAGTATAAGACAATTGGAATATACACCGAACAAACCCTAACAGTTTAAATTGACCTTTATCATTAACAACAAATGAAAACCTAGATTGAAATACGAACCCTAAAATTACATAAATGGGAAAATTGttaacaaaaccctaaaatcctaaGTTAAGGACGAACCTGAAACCTGCATCGAGGCTCCAAGGCAGTCTGGTCGtgaaccatttgaagaatgaGAGGTCTACGAGTACCCATTTCGACTTCACGAACATTGAATCGAAAACCAAGAAGGGCTTCAAGGAGAGAACTCTTGCCATCAGATTGGCCTCCAATGGCAACGATTTCAGGTATGGGGAGTTTCTCACCAAAAGCAACAGCAGCCGCTTGTAAACGATTGTAAGCTTCGAATCTGGATTTAGATTCAGATGTTGTTGTGGTGGAAGAATCCATGGAGTTAGGGTTGCGAGTCCTTCTAGAAATGGAAGGAGAAACTGAAACTGATCTaggatttggggtttttgtaggGGTTGTTGGATGAGCATTTGAGCTTCCCATTGCCGATGGAAATgtggagagagaaagagaagagagagagaggagGGAGGGAGggaatttgaaattttgaatttgagtTCGATACTTTGTAAAAAATGGAATGAGACGTCGGATATGGATACTGATAAAGGCCCTTCAAGGCCAAACACGGTGGTTATGTGAAAACTACGGCCACA
Above is a genomic segment from Papaver somniferum cultivar HN1 chromosome 10, ASM357369v1, whole genome shotgun sequence containing:
- the LOC113319588 gene encoding dynamin-related protein 5A-like isoform X2, which codes for MGSSNAHPTTPTKTPNPRSVSVSPSISRRTRNPNSMDSSTTTTSESKSRFEAYNRLQAAAVAFGEKLPIPEIVAIGGQSDGKSSLLEALLGFRFNVREVEMGTRRPLILQMVHDQTALEPRCRFQEEDSEEYGSPVLSATTIADLIKSRTDALLKKTKTTVSAKPIVMRAEYAHCPNLTIIDTPGFILKAKKGEPENTPDEILSMVKSLASPPHRLLVFLQQSSVEWCSSLWLDAVREIDPTFKRTIVVVSKFDNRLKEFTDRWEVDRYLSTSGYLGDSVHPYFVALPKDRGTVSNEEFRRQIGQVDSEILRHLREGVNGGFDEEKFKPFVGFGCLKEYLESELQKRYRESAPATLALLEQRCDEVTTDLARMESKIRATSDVAYLRRSAMMHAASISTHVGALIDGAADPSPEQWGKTTAEEQSESGIGSWPGVSGEVKPPNSTLKLYGGAAFERVMHEFRCATYSIECPPVSREKVANILLAHAGRGGGGRVTEAAAEIARAAARSWIAPLLDTACDRLAHVLRNLFDLAVERNHSRDSSDYTRSNGDMDGYVGFHGALRHSYNCFVKDLANQCKQLIRHHLDSVTSPYSQVCYERDLLGSYVQGGSSIYRFNQAQVSPFCIELSDGKTTDQDEIMGDEENIPPERNAQQTTPGKSTTAKDALRESQLTVPETPSPDQPCDLVFGVGKKKEQVNGNELGAKKRHARMVGNSRNLDHRRLHNGAENLFGNSDIGSRSGSAYSDICSTAAQYFSRIREVLIERSVPSTLNSGFLTPWDKLVVALGIDLFAVNDEKFMDMFVAPSAISALQNERQSLHKRQKILQSCLHEFKNLARSL
- the LOC113319588 gene encoding dynamin-related protein 5A-like isoform X1 is translated as MGSSNAHPTTPTKTPNPRSVSVSPSISRRTRNPNSMDSSTTTTSESKSRFEAYNRLQAAAVAFGEKLPIPEIVAIGGQSDGKSSLLEALLGFRFNVREVEMGTRRPLILQMVHDQTALEPRCRFQEEDSEEYGSPVLSATTIADLIKSRTDALLKKTKTTVSAKPIVMRAEYAHCPNLTIIDTPGFILKAKKGEPENTPDEILSMVKSLASPPHRLLVFLQQSSVEWCSSLWLDAVREIDPTFKRTIVVVSKFDNRLKEFTDRWEVDRYLSTSGYLGDSVHPYFVALPKDRGTVSNEEFRRQIGQVDSEILRHLREGVNGGFDEEKFKPFVGFGCLKEYLESELQKRYRESAPATLALLEQRCDEVTTDLARMESKIRATSDVAYLRRSAMMHAASISTHVGALIDGAADPSPEQWGKTTAEEQSESGIGSWPGVSGEVKPPNSTLKLYGGAAFERVMHEFRCATYSIECPPVSREKVANILLAHAGRGGGGRVTEAAAEIARAAARSWIAPLLDTACDRLAHVLRNLFDLAVERNHSRDSSDYTRSNGDMDGYVGFHGALRHSYNCFVKDLANQCKQLIRHHLDSVTSPYSQVCYERDLLGSYVQGGSSIYRFNQAQVSPFCIELSDGKTTDQDEIMGDEENIPPERNAQQTTPGKSTTAKDALRESQLTVPETPSPDQPCDLVFGVGKKKEQVNGNELGAKKRHARMVGNSRNLDHRRLHNGAENLFGNSDIGSRSGSAYSDICSTAAQYFSRIREVLIERSVPSTLNSGFLTPCRDKLVVALGIDLFAVNDEKFMDMFVAPSAISALQNERQSLHKRQKILQSCLHEFKNLARSL